The sequence gtaggcctactattgTATATTTGTTGTTGAAGTATTTGAATGTATCTACATCagcaaagaaagaaataataaaatacaccaTGTTTCTATGATACCTTGGATCCAGTTAGATTTTATCAGAAAACATGATCTGttcatgtgttttaataaattataaaaaaataaaataaacattttaggCTTCATGAGATTGCAGAGTGCTCTGGATAAACCTTCAGACATCtataattttttattaaaatgtctTCCTTAGACGCAATCAGGCCTTTCTTACTGTCTCCATGGTCAATTGACTGCTTATTGGCAGATTTTGATATGAACACAGGACATTGTACAGGAtatatgaacacatgaaatgGGACAGGAATCTGGTGCCAAAAATCCTGCGGTGAAATCAACACATCATGACACAAGAAACAGACATTCACACGGTGTAGTAAAGTGTAAAATAATATCTGCAGGCTGATTTGATGgtgagttttatttttgttgtttatgcGATTGGTATCAATATAGTCAACATAAAGATCCATTTCGCAAATTAATTAAGAATTTACCGTTTCATCTTCTCcttaaatgtacacacatattcccTGTGGATGCTATGCTACGTTGCATGTTAGGGCACTTAGCATGCTAGCTAGCAGAGAGATTCGGACACAGAGCCTCTGATGCTCAGCCTACCCTGGGGAAGTAACGGATGAAAATATCCAAGTTCTCCATATTTCTGTCCAACAGGAAATAAAAGGGAGGGAATGATGAGTTCTCAGGTGGCTCTGACCTTTAAGTTTGAGGTCAGCTGACATTTTCAGAAACAAAAACTCTTGTAGTTTCATACACACAGATCTGTGTGTCTGAAACTATGACAGATGTTCTTCCAATCAGGAAGAGCAGCTGACCTTTAACCTCCGCCCCCACAGCGGAGGCCGCGCTGCATAGCCTGTCTCCTCTGCAGCGTCTTGCGCTATGAAGGGGTTCCCCAGAACATCATGTAACAGCACCACCTGGTGGTCAGAAGTGGAAAATACACTACATAGAATCATGCCATGCAAGATGGTAAAAACTGATACAATCTtgatacaaaaaaacacatgaaaacataAGAATGTATCATCTTAAAGTAGTCATTCAtgcctattttttttaacaatattgATGAATTCAAATCACAGACCGAACTGTATGGTCAAGAAGCTTCTGAAGCGTTTTACAAACCTCTGAAAAGTCGTTGGTCTCTGCCTTCCTGGTGGCCGACTCAGCCATCCAGTTCCTCAGGACGTACCTGGGGTTCACACCTGTGGATACATTCACAGCACTTTAGAAGGGGTGACCTTGAATCTTGGCGATTCAAAACTTTTATAGGAAGACATATGTCTTTTATAGTCGAGAAGCCGAAACTGTTGCCGGGTGACAgtgcaaacatacaaaaactcgGCTTCTAGAAGGAAAAGCCTGGAAGTTATGCAATGTTTTCTTTGTGGGGCTGGCATAATGATTAGGTCTTCTGATGCAATCTGCTGTGTTATGTTTAAATAACACAAAATTATTGAGCACTATTGAGCCACAAAAATGTGTATCTCAAGTTAATCCATGATCAGTGGATGATGGGTCTAGCCTGATCAATCAGATTAGACGCTGAGAAATAATACTCGCGGATACTACCCGAGTTTACTCTCTTCTTTAAGCGTCTTTAAAATGGAATTCGGGGGGGGTACTTGTATTTAACTTTTTTGGTAAAGAAAATCAATAGTATaatgttaaaatataaataaaataataacagtccttcaaccaatcagaccaaCGATCGCAAcaatcgcttccctgtcgtcattgtgttaaaccagccaatagcgcgccagggggaaaaaccagcttggtgattggctctgGTAAAAGCGGATCGGAAacggaaagaaatgtattgccctccagcccctgctgaagagcgaattcaaatcaccgcagaacgggctgggggtacccagtctaacACCGTAGCCTATCTCAACAATAACTGcatttcatatatttatttttatttcaatatttatacttaaaaataaaaaatagaaataaaaaatgaagcGGAATCAATTTGTGGTGCtcagtgttgattctgtggcgctgcgccacacattggtctatgtatgggaaacactgcagtTTCTTGAAAAATAAACCATATGTTGGGCTGAAATAGGGTGATTTGATGAACTTACTCTTCATCCGGTGCCGTCGATCCTCGTCATTATCGCCTTCCTGTCTGGAAAGACAGACCAAAAGGTCAAATCACAGAAAGTACAATCGAGACCAGCTAAACAATACGTTTGAGGAAGAGATGCAATGTTGAGAAGAGACATGACGTTGTCTTGCTCACCTGGCCAGCCTGAGCAGGTACAACCTCGACCAATCAGAGAACAGCTGGTGGGACGAGAGGTCATGAAGAGCCCACGtcacctacagagagagaggaggcatcaAAATCCCTGCTCGCACAGTAATGGCAATTTGACAAGtttaacaaaaataatgcaACATTTTGACTtgcgttgtatgttaataaaGTCTGGTGAGTCAGACAGACTGGGAGAGAAACAGGTAAGCGTGAGAACGTGATTGAGGACCTGAGTGAAGCCACCGCGGTGAAGCTGCTGCACTGACGCCTCGCTGAGCTGTCTGAAGGTCATGGTGAAGTCTGACCCCGTGTCCTCCATCATCTACCTCGCAGCCAATCCGaggacatatacacacaagcagccaatcagagggtagatatacacacagccaatcagagagcagatatacacacaagcagccaaacagagaagagagagactaaTGATACAATTAATATTAtacttaagcaatagatcacgccaggctgtggtatgtgctcatcaTACCACTGTTATGGgccgttgtccggccccgacgcgcagcggagggccggcgacccccttcacagtggtataatgagcacatgccactgactgaagtgatctattgcttttatacaacggttactgttatggcgaaacgaaagtcatagacacactacatttaaaaagaaaccaagaaagtcaaagtagccgttttattaaagactaccaaaaagtagtccctcctggctgccttcaaaatgcacgacggtcgctatgcaacacactttagcgtccctccgagagaacggttgtaacggtttccacttcaaggcgcggagtgatactttcacaaaatgatcgggcgtcatagcagttatgtatacgctcattatacaacagttaggaaccaatcagatcgctggatttaggccccccgttgtataattacACATAACCAATGGTggttatgcatacacacacacacacacacacacacacacacacacacacacacacacacacacacacacacacacacacacacacacacacacacacacacacacacacacacacacaatagtgtGTCATGTCTGGTTACTTGAGTCTTACTTCTCAGAGGGTTGCTATCCCCAGGATGTGGGACAGCACAACTCTAGAGAACTACACTCATGTGTGGCTCAGTGAATTATAATTcaatttctctccctctctccacaataaaaaaatattgaaaataccTGCAGTAAACAACCAGAAGAGCAGGAGCATGAGTGCTTTATGATATTGTTGGGAAGAAATCAGATACATTTTAACAAATTACCAAGTCATTTCCAGCATTGAATTTTGATCAAGTTGGTTgagtataaaaaatataaataaaaagcagGGCTCATTTTTATCTGATTTTTATCTTTCAATAATAATTTGTTCTATGGATCGTTATTTGCTTGATTACTAAAAATTGCATGAAAGATCCCTTATCTTACTAAACAGACATCTTTTCACAGTGATGGTGGGACCTGAGTAGAACGAATTGTATTGctcttaatcacagttacagtctcaaagggcttcacaggcccacaTTGTAGGATTCTAAATACTGGCTAAACGTATTGAAAACTCATATCAAAACATATACTTAATGTAGAAGTGTGTGTTACGACAAGCCCTACCTCAGGAGAACGTGACAATAGATGGAGTCAACCCATTAAAAGTAGTAATTTATTAAAGAAACGTTGAAATCAAAAAATATCAGAATGAGggatgaaaaacatttttttgttaaTGTAAGCATTACGTAAGGTCAAAGATCCAATGAGATTGGATACCGAAATTTTCACGTTGAtctattaatatatatacaattgaTTAATGTAGCGCAATAATGGTGATGAAAATCACAGGATCACCATACTCAAATATATATACCATTAATAAGATGCAAAGATCCCATATTTATGATAGAGAAGTGGAAAACAGAAGAAAACAGCCTTAGGATGTTCAGCAAACAATCAGCCATCCTATTGTCCTGTTTCAACTGGATGAATCAGACACTATATTCAGTAACACTATTTAAATGCTGCTGCCCTTACTGGTTCACACTCTGGGGTGTTTATTTGACGGCGCTTACAGCTCTGAGGTTCCTCCCATCTCCGTCTGGTCCTCGTCCCTGAAAGAAAACAGAGGAGATATGAACTTCTGTCTCCCTGTAAAGCAGATCCATTAAGTTACAAAACATAGAGTCTATGTTGTCCACAGAGTAAAGGGCCTCATCTGTGTGATCTGATTGGACACAGGAGCAAGCCAATCAGTGAGTTACTTACTGGTtgtctgaggaggaggtgtggatGATGGCACAGTGATGGCCATCCTGCTCTTCTATTGGTTCTCTCTGTGCTGCATGAGCCAAGCGATTGGTCAGAGCTGGGACATTTTCAtacacaggaacaggaagtagcTGATGGAGAATGAGGACAGAAGAGAACATTTAACACAACACTTTACACTTCCTGAACACAGTAATGAAGCTCATGTGTTTCTGGTTCATTAAGAGCCGTTTGGTGGTTCCTATTGGTCCCACCATGCATTTTAGCAAAAATCCCATTGTCAAGTCGTGACTCTTAAATCAGAGATGAATTCCACTGAAATCTATTAGTGGAAAAGCACAGAAGACCTGACAATGTTGCTGAAGCACCATGGTAATGTGGCACAGCAAGTAACCAGGAGCTGTTCTATTATTAATATCATACATATGGTTTAGCTTCAGCTGGTTCACATGATG is a genomic window of Gadus chalcogrammus isolate NIFS_2021 chromosome 23, NIFS_Gcha_1.0, whole genome shotgun sequence containing:
- the LOC130377504 gene encoding protein adenylyltransferase SelO-like; protein product: MMEDTGSDFTMTFRQLSEASVQQLHRGGFTQVTWALHDLSSHQLFSDWSRLYLLRLARQEGDNDEDRRHRMKSVNPRYVLRNWMAESATRKAETNDFSEVVLLHDVLGNPFIAQDAAEETGYAARPPLWGRRLKKYGELGYFHPLLPQGRLSIRGSVSESLC